A single genomic interval of Trinickia acidisoli harbors:
- a CDS encoding type II secretion system F family protein: MSNLISIVMAPFTDPLYWAKRAFRSERATFYNDLAENMEAEPGTRITTFLSRYAERYPKEPIGKLSAHWLNAFREEGSFSEAVRGTVPDDDIGPIAISERAGELKTGLFALSEVIAGLDQTKEAMVTVFSSTILVFVVLQFYVGFYSFSIIPKIESGLPHNLSIMDIGPVASFMHTLSYSVRTFWPLWFASIIAFVGVSLWAVPNYIGRLRPWLDRHVLYFQLYREFRAAQFLTSLATITQNINNSALPIPQALQRMHADATPWVRWHIERILVNMEENSDGKGENFATGMVSKQMEYRMIDIAQYADMADMLDQVGKTILKRSPKEMERRAQRIQFISRVIMVSIVFGISAGFYYLSFEFQNAVTLNAYSR; the protein is encoded by the coding sequence ATGTCCAATCTGATATCCATCGTCATGGCCCCGTTCACCGACCCACTTTATTGGGCCAAACGGGCGTTCCGGTCGGAGCGCGCGACCTTCTACAACGACCTTGCAGAGAACATGGAGGCCGAACCCGGCACGCGGATCACAACCTTTCTGAGCCGGTACGCGGAACGCTATCCCAAGGAGCCTATCGGCAAACTCTCCGCGCACTGGCTCAACGCATTTCGCGAAGAAGGATCGTTTTCCGAAGCGGTGCGCGGGACGGTTCCTGATGACGACATCGGTCCCATCGCTATTTCGGAAAGGGCTGGTGAACTGAAGACAGGCCTTTTTGCACTGTCCGAGGTTATCGCTGGCCTGGACCAAACCAAGGAGGCGATGGTGACGGTATTTTCATCCACCATACTTGTTTTCGTGGTGTTGCAATTCTATGTCGGCTTCTACTCGTTCTCGATCATTCCCAAGATCGAATCGGGTCTTCCGCATAACTTGTCGATCATGGACATCGGGCCCGTTGCATCGTTCATGCATACGCTCAGCTACAGCGTGCGGACTTTCTGGCCGCTGTGGTTTGCTTCGATCATCGCCTTCGTCGGAGTGTCACTTTGGGCCGTGCCTAACTACATCGGCCGCCTGCGGCCTTGGCTCGACCGCCATGTTCTTTATTTTCAGCTATATCGCGAGTTCCGTGCCGCGCAATTCCTGACCTCGCTCGCCACGATCACGCAGAACATCAACAACTCCGCTCTGCCGATTCCACAAGCGTTACAGCGAATGCATGCGGACGCAACCCCATGGGTGCGTTGGCATATCGAACGCATCCTCGTCAACATGGAAGAGAACTCCGATGGCAAGGGCGAGAACTTCGCGACCGGCATGGTCAGCAAGCAAATGGAATATCGCATGATCGACATTGCCCAATATGCGGACATGGCGGACATGCTGGATCAAGTGGGAAAGACGATCCTGAAACGCAGCCCGAAGGAAATGGAACGTCGTGCGCAACGCATTCAATTTATCTCTCGCGTCATCATGGTGAGCATCGTGTTCGGGATCTCGGCCGGGTTCTATTACCTTTCTTTTGAATTTCAAAACGCAGTTACCCTCAACGCGTACTCACGCTAA
- a CDS encoding ATPase, T2SS/T4P/T4SS family, with protein sequence MASLIERLKHLGRRAPSSHHESAVHALLPQKRFDSVVVRSADARENEIFGGIQVAQSEVVAVSDLPKFTRTIQKDFVLEEHRQELCPIQLASEMQDGKRTFAVVVIPKALRSDMTEVVIQALSREFQPASPCVYIATQNVLSELALRSRDTQGVKANEAERDSALWNHFANFVMFGIEHGASDFHIRLRTDAEYSQISFRMDGSVARPRRFRVLTSQLVNVMGYMYSFHGNSNTSNYFSLSLPLECQIEETIAGMRLAFRWGQLPVHGGLKIVLRMQRLDDEEAFTSLGRCKGGAGFTSHQVSMWERNLYSAGGAILLSGVVNSGKSKTAHTLLSMLPDDVEVNSAEDPVENPLRHPGANQHSTSRRLGDDTGSDTFTSFKLMNKRMDPDVTWIGELRDRDTASAFRDSVLSGQRVIATIHAPNALMIPERLVSEEFGLTRELISLPEFLKLLVYQALVPKNCPKCALDPTAIETMKLLDNILASHGRHDAVVMRLAQKANRVASSAILRRIERLFHIDVKHLRVRNPLGCQHCAREGVPDLNGLRGRQLVAQMVEPTYDMLEAIRRADNIGLYRLYRSMRAADFDNENTDGKTPMEIAMLNVAAGELCFSEVERRFQSIDAYEHQIKQLGTRSERFLAPVRTKNSAAQELREPAA encoded by the coding sequence ATGGCCTCGCTAATAGAACGGCTCAAGCACTTGGGCCGCAGGGCTCCGAGCTCACACCATGAAAGCGCCGTGCATGCGCTGTTGCCGCAAAAGCGCTTTGATTCAGTCGTCGTTCGTTCCGCGGACGCACGCGAAAACGAAATCTTCGGCGGCATCCAGGTCGCTCAAAGCGAAGTAGTTGCGGTTAGCGATCTGCCCAAGTTCACGCGCACAATCCAGAAAGACTTTGTGCTGGAAGAGCACAGACAAGAACTCTGCCCGATTCAGCTCGCGAGCGAAATGCAGGATGGCAAGCGCACGTTCGCCGTCGTCGTCATCCCGAAGGCACTGAGATCGGATATGACGGAAGTCGTCATCCAGGCGCTCAGCCGCGAATTCCAGCCAGCCTCTCCGTGCGTCTACATCGCCACCCAGAACGTGCTTTCCGAACTGGCGCTTCGCTCGCGCGATACACAGGGCGTCAAGGCGAATGAAGCGGAGCGCGACAGTGCATTGTGGAATCACTTCGCCAACTTCGTCATGTTCGGCATCGAACATGGTGCGTCGGACTTCCACATCCGGCTCAGGACCGACGCGGAATACTCGCAGATTAGCTTCCGCATGGACGGCAGCGTGGCACGTCCGCGGCGCTTCCGTGTGCTTACATCGCAGCTCGTCAACGTGATGGGCTATATGTACAGCTTTCACGGCAATTCGAATACATCCAACTACTTCAGTTTGTCTTTGCCCCTCGAATGTCAAATCGAGGAAACGATTGCCGGGATGCGGCTCGCGTTTCGCTGGGGGCAATTGCCCGTGCATGGTGGCCTGAAAATCGTTCTGCGGATGCAACGGCTCGACGATGAGGAGGCGTTTACGTCGCTTGGCCGCTGCAAGGGCGGTGCAGGCTTCACCTCGCATCAAGTGTCTATGTGGGAACGGAATTTATATTCCGCGGGCGGCGCGATTCTTTTGTCCGGCGTCGTGAACTCGGGCAAGAGCAAGACGGCTCATACCCTCCTGAGCATGTTGCCGGACGATGTGGAAGTCAACTCCGCCGAAGATCCGGTAGAAAATCCGCTTCGTCATCCGGGCGCCAACCAACACTCGACATCGCGCCGGCTCGGCGACGACACGGGCTCGGATACGTTCACGTCGTTCAAGCTCATGAATAAGCGGATGGACCCGGACGTGACGTGGATCGGAGAGCTGCGCGACCGCGACACCGCTAGTGCCTTTCGCGACTCCGTTCTCTCTGGGCAGCGTGTCATCGCAACGATCCACGCCCCGAACGCCCTCATGATCCCCGAACGTCTCGTATCGGAAGAATTTGGGCTAACACGTGAGCTCATTTCGCTGCCGGAATTTTTGAAGCTGCTCGTCTATCAAGCGCTGGTACCCAAGAACTGCCCGAAATGCGCGCTCGATCCCACGGCGATCGAAACAATGAAGCTTCTCGATAACATTCTTGCGTCGCACGGCCGGCACGATGCCGTGGTAATGCGGCTCGCACAAAAAGCCAACCGTGTAGCGTCTTCCGCCATCCTGCGCCGCATCGAGCGCCTTTTCCACATCGACGTCAAACACCTGCGTGTGCGAAACCCGCTTGGCTGTCAGCACTGCGCGCGCGAAGGCGTACCGGACCTCAACGGCTTGCGAGGCCGGCAGCTCGTCGCACAAATGGTCGAGCCGACCTACGACATGCTCGAAGCAATTCGCAGAGCTGACAACATCGGGCTTTACCGCCTCTATCGTTCGATGCGCGCCGCGGATTTCGACAACGAGAATACGGACGGCAAAACGCCAATGGAAATCGCGATGCTCAACGTCGCCGCCGGCGAGCTCTGTTTCTCCGAGGTTGAGCGACGCTTCCAATCCATCGACGCCTACGAGCATCAAATCAAGCAATTGGGAACGCGATCCGAACGATTCTTGGCTCCGGTGCGCACCAAGAACAGCGCTGCGCAGGAGCTGCGCGAACCCGCCGCATAG